In Primulina huaijiensis isolate GDHJ02 chromosome 6, ASM1229523v2, whole genome shotgun sequence, a single window of DNA contains:
- the LOC140978255 gene encoding uncharacterized protein, with protein MGEHLVVNVDQLPKPGVVESNLLVPPAVGYRPIEINPEMMGPSSSTVAAEDNEVVVFVEDDEEADERAPLIGIGECRICQEEDHLNNLESPCACRGSLKYAHRKCVQHWCNEKGDIICEICHQPYQPGYTVPLRPPHEETTLDIGGVWQISGTPFEMHDPRILALTDAERQLFQTEYDDYNGTHSSGVPFYRSAATILLSLLVLRHGISITDDGSDGNGEDDALTSITLFMTQIVGFLLPFYVVLWIISILQRRRQTQEAAALAATRFAIVVQSSQNRGGLFVASAAPPINSQATPAQAARHQEDV; from the exons ATGGGCGAGCACCTGGTAGTGAATGTGGATCAGTTGCCAAAACCTGGGGTGGTTGAGTCTAATCTGCTGGTTCCTCCGGCTGTCGGTTATAGGCCTATAGAGATAAACCCGGAGATGATGGGGCCCTCATCATCTACAGTGGCGGCGGAAGACAATGAGGTGGTGGTTTTTGTGGAGGATGATGAAGAAGCAGATGAACGTGCTCCACTAATAGGGATAGGGGAGTGTCGTATTTGCCAGGAAGAAGATCATCTGAACAATTTGGAGAGCCCCTGTGCTTGTCGTGGAAGCCTTAAA TATGCTCACAGAAAATGTGTTCAGCACTGGTGCAATGAGAAGGGTGACATTATTTGTGAGATCTGTCATCAG CCTTATCAACCTGGTTATACTGTCCCTCTACGACCTCCACATGAGGAGACAACTCTTGATATTGG GGGAGTGTGGCAAATTTCTGGCACACCATTTGAAATGCATGATCCTCGTATTTTGGCACTTACCGATGCTGAGCGTCAGTTGTTCCAAACTGAATATGATGATTATAATGGCACACATAGTAGTGGTGTTCCGTTTTACCGTTCAGCTGCTACAATC CTATTGTCTCTTCTGGTACTGAGGCATGGAATATCAATCACGGATGATGGTAGTGATGGGAATGGAGAAGACGATGCATTGACTTCTATAACC CTTTTCATGACACAAATTGTTGGCTTTCTGTTGCCATTCTATGTTGTACtctggatcatcagcattttGCAGCGTCGGAGGCAAACACAG GAGGCTGCTGCACTGGCAGCAACCCGGTTCGCTATTGTGGTTCAGTCCTCACAGAACAGAGGCGGCCTTTTTGTAGCCTCAGCTGCACCACCAATCAATTCACAGGCCACCCCTGCACAGGCGGCTCGCCACCAGGAAGATGTTTAG